A segment of the Coffea arabica cultivar ET-39 chromosome 8c, Coffea Arabica ET-39 HiFi, whole genome shotgun sequence genome:
ttttctgGAATATTCGATTTGCCTGAGTCATTACCGCTACTGATCTCATCTTCCTTGAGAAGAAAACGGGCGATCAATTCTTGAGCCGCATTACTGGATGGTAGTTTCACCACATTTTGATCTCGTTCTCCTCTAGCAACCCACAAGACAAGAAATTCAGAGGATAGAATGCCAAAAATATTTCATCATGATTATGGTAAAAAGGTAAAAAACTAAATTTTTGGAGGGGAACAAACAGAGCTAAAGAGTCAACCATTACGTTAACAATAGCaagcaaaataaagaaaagctcTTACGAGATAGGATATTCAATATCTTCACTTAGCTGCCCTTCATCCTCTTGAGAGATCACAACGCACGTAACATGGACGAAGTATCTGCAGGGGCCACAGTAATAGAGCCAATCGCTCGGATGTATCATTTCGCGACAAACAGGGCAACGTTGTCGAAAACTGCGGTAGTCAGGCGGAAGAGAATAAGCCAGTAGGAGTGGGTGATTGTGATCCTTGTGCTTCACAGGTGATGATAGCAGTGCGCATTTTCTGTGGATCCAAAATGGACAAACAGCGAACAGATAGGATGAATCTTCACCAACCTTACTGCAAGCATTACAATAGATATCAGCTGGTCTCTGCTGTCGAAGAGGGTGGTCATGACAATCGAGCTTAATTTCCCGCTGATCCAAAATAGCACACGACACATCGAGATCAAATTGGCACAAGGAACAATGGTAGGTGAAATACTTCCAACCACCTTGGCCACACGCATTGCAAGAACAACCACCCGAGAAATAAGTTGGATTCCTAAGAAGGACTAAGTCATGCTGGGAATGCATCGGGTGCCTAATTTGTCGAGGAAGCTCCGCACATCTTTTGTGGAGAAAGAAATCACAGCGGAAGCAGCAGTATGCTGTGGAGTCCGAGATTTGCTCCTGACACCCATAACAGACTGCTGACTTTTGATCAATGCTACCGTCATCGTTTTCCTTCTGCAATTCACACAGGATCAGAGGGTGTTCCTCATGACTGAAATGCTCAAGTtgtttttcttccatttctctGATAACTGTCAGGATCTTGAGTCTGGTATGGTTCTTCGCCCGTCCCTCTCCAGCTGTGATGATCTTGTGCGCTTGCTTGGCATCTTCTCAAATGAGATGACAGAAAGTTCAACCGATGAATTCACACTAAATGACGACGACAAACTCCTTATCTTTGAACTGCTTGAATGGGAAATTGACTTTGACCTTTAGACATTGTTGATTTTGGGTCAATTATTCTAAATATGTCTAAAATTCGAAAACTGGGGAATCAAATTTATTTTGGTTGAAACATTATAGATCAGTTTAACACATGAGTAAAACATTAGGATTAAAACTATATTTTTCCTGATGATCAAATCTTGCAAGTGAACTGGCGCAAAAAACTCACGGTTGGCAAGCACGCCGCAGCACCATGTCTATCTCTAGCCTACATGTGCAAATGAGTATTTTGCAAGAGATTGTGTGTTAATCGCAAAAATCGCCAAATTCAGAAATTAATGAATACAAAAAGCCTGTAAAACATCATATTAGAATAAATTGCAGAatagaaatttttgaaaaagataaataaagagAACGTTAAAGAGATGTACAAGTTAGTGGCGTAGCCCAAAAATCTTGGCATTCGGGCAACATTTTATTAAACTATGTTCTTTaaggcaaatttttttttattgtttttatatcTCATTTAGTTTTCTTTGTAAAAATTTCAACTCCAACTGCATTTCCCATTTTCGAGTCGTTCACAATTTCTACTTCATTTCTTGAGTTGTTCAGTTTGTAATTTCCTTGTTAGGTTAGCGCATttttctccccccccccccccccccccccctctctcttaGTAAGGGAGGGTGAAACTTAAGAAGTGGGGAGGAGGAAgggaaattaaaatttaagattcTATGGTTTTAAATCCCACACTTAGCCATTAGACTAATACGGTCAAACAACAAAACATATTATATCTAACTTCCAATTCGACAAAACTATGTTGAAAGTTGACACGGTATATTTTTCATGAATATTTCTATCACTCGTTGAAAGGGATAATTTTGGAAACCTCTCTTCAGGTTTCTAACTACATCATTGGCCTTCCTCCGGGTTTTGAAAATTATACTAACATCCCTTGATGTTAATTATCTTATAACATTTTACTCCAACCGGcaaattgttttaattatttgtcATTGATTATCCATGACAACAAGTTTGATCCCatgatatatgtgatttgatccCAGATGGTAATCAACGaattcttgtatttttctttaatgtgtGGGTTAGTATTAGATTAATTAGATAATATAATAGATGAGGGGCAATGATGAAATCATGTTATCTTCTCTCTCCTAATATCATTGTTTAATTGCTGGTTGGACATAGATGTTACAATACAATAATCCTTAATGGAGGTTaatgtaatttttgaaacctaaAAAAAGGCCACTGAAATAGTCACAAACCTTAgtagaggtttctgaaattatcccttcttAAAAATATATTGCTACTAAGACAAAACCTCATTGTTGAGTTATTGTTTCAATCAATCAAAAACAATTACCAAAGTGCAtgacaaaagcagaaacaagaAGATAATGTATGCCGACTCTCTGTAGCTGATGAGCCAATGTGTAGTTTACATAGTCCAAGTAAAACCAGTGGTAAATAGTGTCAGTAGCTgtaatttggtcaaaaattttttatttacgtCACAAATATAAtttctaatatatatatttttatctttccaatcacttttttcatatcacaaaaagtgttgcaataattatttcaaataatatttcaaataatctccgaTCCACACACTTGCATTGTTAAATCTACTTTAATGAGGGCAAAATGTAGAATTTGCCActgtttttttaaattttcataaGTCCATACGCTGCTATATACACAACGGGTATGGAGGCAGTGGGGACAAAGTGTCGTTGAAGGTATGAAGTATAAGCAAATTTCTTGTCCGGGTTGAGAGCCATGTGGTTGAGAGATATGACTCACTAGGTAGATGATCAAAGGCGTATGAAGTATGAGCAATCGATTGCCTACGGAAGATGGAGGAACTATTACAAATAAAGAGTAGGAACTGTTACAAATTGGTAATTAGTTTATTGagtattataaataaatatttaaaactaattatGGGTGCAAAATAAGTtgtaaattgataatttagtttgtaaaaatgaatttaaatgagtttacaaaaagttaaaataaatgagttataaatgggtaattggattATCCAATTCAATTTTTGACTCATCCATTTACACGCATacaattaaatggatataaataggttgactcacttatacccattactcattttaatcaacccaaatcCGTCCAAAttacccattttgacacctctaaacAAAAGGTAGGTGCAGTAGCCCAATATTTACTGTATAGTCAGGCTTAGATACAATACATATTAgatctaaaatttttaaattttggttgttAGATTTGAGATTTCTCGTGTCGATCTCATCAGCACTCACTTTAATATTTGATTCCTCGTGTCTATCTCATCAGCACTCACTTTAATATTTGGGTTTAAATCAGTTCATTAGcagatttggaaaaaaaaacaagcggTTCGGTTGGAAACTTGAATATATAATCTCAGCggatggatttttttttctcatttgatTTGAGGGAGTCTGGCGGATAGATTTGATGCAAGAGCAAATTCAAGGGCCGGAGAAGTCAAGCATTCAACGGAAGTAGACAAAAAGTGGAAAAAGTAGTTGCCTTTGATAAAGTGGCATCATATTCATTAAAGTCACGAGTCCACTGTTCTTCAACGGATTTGATGCAATAATTAAATGTCTACTGTTCATTGCTCAATTCTCTTCACACGCATTTGGACAACTTTTCCCTTCTTTAACATTCCCAACAAACTTTTTGTATCTTTTATCTGACTTTTCGCAGCCGGAAGGGGTTCCAATttcaatcaaatttcattttacTCTTGATTAAAAAGAGACAACTTTAGGATTGAAAGAGAGAATCTCGCGATGATTCGATTCTGGCCCAATAACTCTTTGAGCAAAAATTACGGATTCAGTGGGGACCATCACAAGCGATATTCCAGATCCATCAGATGATCAAAGGCGTGTGAAGTATGAGCAATCGATTGCCTAAGGAAGATGGAGGAACTATTACAAATGAAGAGTAGGAGCAAATattgaaaagaaaacagagtaaACGGAGACGCTAGGAATGGGCATTCATAGCTGGTTTTGGCCGTTTTGGAAGGTGAGAACTTAATGTTGCAGAAAACTGTAACTCTTTATTAAACAGAGAACCAAGTCTTCTGCTCCATTTTGCACCTCAATAGGATGAACAGAGATAAGTAAATGATTTGAGGTAGTATCCAATAAAGAAGGATTGCTGCCCAGGAATTCAACAAATAGTGAATCATTATACGATATTAAAGCTCTGCCAGTATTTGATACCATTCCATCAACAATCGAAAATGACCAATGTAATTCACTCGGCTTTTGGTGCCAGCCAGTTACCTTGTTGCTATCAGCAGCttgaatatttttctttttactggGCAAAGCAAGACACTGCAGCTGAGTCAAATTTGAGATTCCACAAGGGAGATTTTCTACTTGAGATATGTGAAGCATCTCGAGGTTTTCAAAGTCTTCCAAGCTTGGACAGTCATTAAGCAAAAGAGTGCGCAGGTTGCTCAAATTGCCTAAGAATGGCAATTGCGTTATTGCTGTTTGTGAAAGATCAAGAGTCTCAAGGTTGTGATGTACTTCTAAGGGGGGAAGAGCCTCTAGTTGTTGACAGGCCCTTAAAAACAGATGCTTAAGGCCTTTGAGATTTGATAAGCTGGGTAGCTGTTCAAGTAAGGTCTCAGAGAGGTTTAGATGCTGAAGTTTACTCATATGCTCAATGAAATCAACTCTTTCAATTGATATAACACCACTCAAATTTAGCTCCTCAAGATTTGACAGGGAGTTGAGGTCTGGTAAGCGTTCAATCTCAGCATTGGAGAGGATAAGTCGCCGAAGGCGAGGTAGATGCTGAAAAGATACATCTTCTATCATGGTCAAAGCTTGGCAGTTCGATAGATCAAGCTCTTCCAGCTTTCTCGAAGCCAAGCTCGGCAACTTCTCCAGATTCAGACAACCTGAAAGTAACAGCTGATGGAGGTTTTTGAGAGGAGAAAGGCATGGCAGATCTTTGACTTTTGTTTTTGACAGGTTGAGAACTCGAAGTTTTTCTAAACAATCAAAGAACTTTGCTTCGATTTTGACAAGATTACAGGCACCTGAAAAGTCAAGTATCTCTAGCTCTTTGGGAGATTCAACACAGTTCATGTATTTTATCTCTGAACAGCAACTCAAATAAAACTCACAAGGTTTGCTGATGTTAAAAGGTACCCAAGGAATCGCAGTTCCAGATAAGTCAAGGATCTTCAGACTGCTATTAATTTCGAATGACTTGTCCTGGGAATCCATTATCGCTGACCATGAAACATCGAGAACTTGCAGATTAGTTAGAGACCGAATGCTGGGCAGTCTATCCATGTTGCGACAACCACTAACTGATAGATGAGTAAGCTCCTTGGTTTCATGAAGAATAGGCAAGGATTTGATCTTGGTGTTTGAAAGATTTAAAGTTTGAAGTTTCGGCAATGATTTCAAGTTCTTTTCTGGAAAAGTTGGCAAGGAGGCAGCACCAGAAAGATCAACAACCATAAGTTTTTGACATTTCTTCAGACTCTTCAACTCTGTCAAATGAGACAAGCCCTTTAGAATAAGCCAGCGGAGTTCTGTAAGGTCATAAAAAGATTTAGGCAAGACTTGAATCTGAAGGTCAGAGAAGTGGAGGGAACGAAGTTGGGTCATTTGCTGAAAAAAGTTATCTGGTATACTTTCTATCAAGCAAGAACCAGATACTTCAAGGACAGTTAATGTCATTAGCTCTGCAATTTCATCAATCTTTTCTAAGAAATCACAGTCCCTGAGCACAAGAATGTTCAGTTTTTTCAAGTCGCAGAAGCAACGAGGCAAATGGCAATGATGTAATTCTGAGGCTGAAAAGACCCAGAATTTGCAGCTCCTGATTGTTCAGTAGGAGACTATTCAGATCTTGCCCGCTGAGACCACTCCCGTCAagtaaaagtacttttaatGGCTGCACTTTTTTATGATTGACAAGTGTTCTGATCACACCATCCATCAAAGTGACTTTTCCAATACCATGACAATAATTACTATTCACAAGAACATTAGCAAACCCCAGATTAGCTATTCCACCATATCCCTGACGATGATAGTTAATAAGTACAGTTCCGCTGACCATTTGGAGGAAATCATCACTTACTTCTTTCAGCATTTGACAGTACATAAGCTGCATCAAAACGCGGTGCCCCTCCTCATAAGCCTCCTCAAGACTGTTAAAAGGACTAAGATATCCTTCTAGTATCCAGTATGATATCAGCTCACAGTAGTGAACAGATCCATGGTCACGGAAGAAATGGCTGCCCTGCCAAGAAAAGTCAACCAAAATATGATCTGACACCCTTTCATATCCACTTGAGAGCAACAGGGTGTAATTGTAGTCATCACCACCCCATGCTTCTTCCAAAGCCTGTTGCAGATCCTGCACTTTGGAATCTTGTTGATGGTAACTTAGTAGGTTTGCAAGCAAGGCTACTTCTCCAGGTGTAAGACCTTTTTTTTTATCGATGAAGTTTTTAACTAAAAATTCAACAACTGAAATTTCAATAACTTTTGCCACAGCTCCTTGCTTTAACAAAGAAATTGACATTTCTGGAGTTAGACGCATCATCCCAATCACTTTCTTATCCCCCTGAGTTTGGTGCCTCATATCTTCATTCCTAGAAGTTATTAGCACCTTAAGTTTTTGCTGTCCATCTCTATCAGCAACTTCTATTGACGGCTGGCAGGCATTCTGCCGGATAAACTGAAGGACTTCTTCTAAGTCTCGATCCCcttctttcattttgtttccTTCATCATCCAAAATTACAAGTATCCCTCGAAGAACATTACTAGCTGAAAGTTTTTTCTGCACCTTTCCTTTCAAGTCATCCAAGGTTTCCTCCTTACCATTGTCATTCTGTACCTGCTCGATATCATCAATTTCCAGCTCCGCAGAAGTCGAAAGTAGAGACAACTGATGAGCAATATGCTCATAGAGAGACATCTCATCATGCCTAACACTCAATGAAATCCAAAGCATAATGTCAACTCTTTCATTTGTGACTGCGAGGAGACCAACTTTTCTTGCCATccatgttttcccacttcctgATTTCCCAGAAAGAACAATGGTGGACACATTTCGTTCCATGAGAAGTTCAAGAATTCTTGTTACTTCCTGCTCCACGCTATTCTGGTCCATTGCCAATGTGCCACTCCAAAACACCTGTATTATGGTGCAAATGATTACACATTCCAGCAAGAAGGAAAGAAATAATACTATTAAAATCAAAACTGGCTATGGCATGAACTTTTGTTAGGAATGAAGCATAAAAATTATCACAATGCATGACCAACTGGTACCGTAATTTGTCCACCAAATACttgaaaacatgcaaacatatATGCGCACATCAACATAAAGTATGAGTTCATTAGCTTATAAATGTAATCTTGGTTTTTCTTTATGTGCACATGTGCCTTTCTGTTAGCCATTGATCTATTATGGATATGCCCACCATCAATTCCTCAACAACGTAATGGGACTTGCTACCTCAACCTTGCCCAGAGACATAACAACTGTGCACCGTCTTCGTTATAGCTTCCAATGAATGCCAGATCTCTATCTATTATCCATATCtaatagaaaataaaagttTTTCTAAGAAAATTGTTATAGGATAATAGATGAAGCAAAGTGGTGAGAAACGTATGAactgcttaaacacaagaaggTTAAAATGTAAAGGCTAAAACTAGTGATGAAAAACAATGCAAAGAGAACATTTCCACAAGCCCATGGATTCTGGATACAAACTGTCCAAATATCTAAAACAAGCGACTTCATGGCTCTAAGGAAAGTAATGCAGGAGATACAAACAAGTGCTACAAGAAGATCTACACGGTTAATAATAAATTCTACAGTTGAAATTGCCACCATTGACAACTAAAAGTCCATGATCCCAGAATATTACAGCACTCTCTGAAGATCAAGACCGATAAATGTGACCAATATCGACTGTATCTACAACAATGAAGATTGAGACGAGTAATGGCCATCTTTTCCCACATTTAGCAGTCGGACAAACTAATCCAGACCACTCTTCCTCCAATTGAACCTTTCACACTGACACGGTCAAAACACACATAAGTTCCAGTTAAAATTTTCTCAGCTTAAATCTTTACTGATTTTCATAAGTTTCACAGGAAATTTTACGTTTGAACCAAATTAATCTCCCACCAGGTTTTCAATACAACAAGATTCTCAGCTACGGGGTAAAGGACACTATATTTTATTTTCCATTAAAAAGTAACTTCTTCCAGTTAAATTTTCACACCTTTTAGGATCATACTCCAGAATCAGTTATTTTCTACCCAAAATCACAATAGTTATTCAATGCCAAAAAGATCCCTCTGTATCCAGATAACAATTAACAGCATAGTTACATATTATATAGAAAACTCTGAACTTTCTGCAAAAGGGCATGCATAAAACAGCTAAACTAAACCATTTCAAGAAAACTGCTTGCTGTCCGTTGTTTGATGGATGTCTGAGAAACTAGAACAGAGCTTCAACAAAGAAAAATGTTCTGCTCTGTTTTGGCACGCTTGAGTTAGTTGACAAGACTAGGATTGGTattattaataataaaataaattttttctcttttcttttaaattgggCCCAATGTCCTTTCATCAATACTTTTGGCAGTTTGCAGCTAATCGTTAGAAAAGCTTTTTCATACTTGTGCCAATTATTTTTTGAGTATTCCGGAGGAAAGGGTAGGGAAGGCACGAAGCAATCACTAGgggaaaaatttcaaattatgatattttttttaaaaaaaaagagttttcaAATACtgataattttaaaatatgGATCAATTTTTCTAAATCATGTATTTATTGGATGCTACTTTGTGAAAAATCAATATCTAGATGAATTAAAAAAAGCATTCTGTAAATTTGTTATTTACATAAACACATTCACTAAATATGATTTTCACCCCGTTGGAAGAGTTTGAAAAACATCaccgtttgttttttttttaataaattctaCTATTTGGGAATTCAGTCCAATCACTAGAGAACAATGTTCAAAGtctaaaataattatattttatcACACAtgatttatatataattttgtaaTAGACATATAGAATTTATTCTATTCATATATTTCACAAAGAATCTATGTATTTATTAGCATGCCAAAATTATGTGTCGTGGTTTGAGCCTTTAATTTTAATCTTATATCTCGTTAGCCAATCACGACCACCAACTTAAGGCAGTAGCCCTTCCTTTTATCCCTCGTGTTCTTACTAGATACTAGAATGTTACTCTGTCGCCAATGTTGCAAgacaaattttagcaaatattgCAAGAATGCACTATTACTAAAATCTTCTTGGTAAATAAATTTGCTGGTAAAATCTTTAATTTCTAATTGCGATTATCAAAATTTgtcccgtttggattgcattttccgtcatttttcatagaaaaattactgtagcgatttgatgtatgtgagggaaaaaggtaatagggaaatgtgatcacggaaaacaacGCAATTTTCTGACagaaaatggcaatccaaacagGGCCGAGTCCCCCACTTTTATTTTACGATACATATGGTGGGCATCTTGCGcatttttgttcaagattttaTTAATAGTCCAAAGCGCTAGCCTAAACTACATGTTTTCTAACATTAGTTAAGAATAATGTAAAAAGACTTTCGAGAAACTTTTGACCCTTTTTTCATCATTCACGCTGTTGTTAATACCACCCAGGCTTCCAGAaacttttcttccctttttccatcttgcattttttttttggcttttattAGATTACACATGCTATATATTAACACTTTCCTATCATATTTTGTTAGGTGTATAGGACCTACTATTTGATTGTCTAATTGGTTGGCAGTTAACATGGTCGTCCTTGCTCGTCGTCCTTGCTTGTAGTCCATTTAATTGATAGTCAGACCATGCTAAAGTTGTTCAGCGAGTTTTGTACCGCCTAGCATTCATtactagaatttatttattgcTTTATACGGCTCTACGTAACGTGTTCGGATCGAACCGTTCGTGAACGGCTTAAATCAAAGTTTGACTCGAATTTGAATCGAGTTCGAACTGGCTAAATCAAATTTAaagttaaaatattaaattcgtTAGTTcgcaagtatatatatatatatcattttttattttaataataaaattacatatatatctatttttaattagttattaagaaaattatcattttattcattttttaaaataaaataattatttttttatttttttgagttcGAGCTCAACTCAAATTTGAGTCAAACTAGAGCTTGAGCTTTAGATTGGTAGCTTGTCGATCTTGAACTCGAATTCAAACTAATCAAATTAAGTCGATTCGGTTAAAATTCGATTCAattcgactcgtttgcagccttAGTTTTGATGCAttccttatttttaaaaaaaaaagggaagaagagaaagaatatGTTTTATTCGAAcacatttttaaaatatttttttatttcatatatatcattttttattatatagtattttttaaaaagattATTTCAAATATCTAGTATTCAATCACACTCAAAGTTCTACCTAACCCCTTCTCTGCATTGTTTTGCAgcccttttttatattttaagtgCTCTttctaatgacaaaaaaaaagaaaaaaagtgcaCTTTTCCCTCATTTGTCACCCTCATTcttctctccatttttttttgtcatgctAGTGACATTTAGTTGATGGAAAAAAATGACTACATGTACAAAAATCTTTAATTTTActccttaacaaaaaaaataccGAGAACTTGGAATACGCACAGATAACAACCTAAATATATTAGTAAAGtacattttttttgttcattGTCGATAAGAATGTATTACATGACTTTAAAGATGATAAtttgttttgatcaaattttaataaaataatggAATAATGattgatttattttgaaaaatcaatcccaaaatgcaataaatCATTATACGTGCTTATTTTGatacattaatatatattatttatgcAATTATTATGATGGTAACATTTTTAGTAATGTAAACAATTTGTATTCATCAACTTAAAAAGTCGGTGATTTTTATGTGTAATgacaaaattctaaaaattaccaACAAATAATTACAAGTACATGATAAGGAAGAGATTGTTGGGACGGAagagttttttatttgttatttttttggttatttaagtctgCTTAAGACTATTGTTGGGATGGATGGGTTGTCTTTGAGCCTTCTTGCAATCTTTTTCTGTTTAAGTTTACTTGCAAATGCAACCACTTTACCCtttcctttttaattttcaatttccTTTCATGGAAGTtccaatccttttttttttcccaacaaCAACGATAATAGCTTGTATAACATATTTTAACCTAATCTAAAGAGAGAGGGAGGGGGAAGCCACATATAGTAGCTGGTGGGAGCCAAGGTTCGAACTGACTCTTGACCTCCCACCTCCACCAAGACTTAAAAGGTTTTGGTGACCAACATCCCAAGAGGCTATTGGCATAGCAATCCCAGTCCTAAATCTTTCCAATCCTCTCATTACACGAATTTATAGGAGCCAACTCGTCTCTCTTCCTTCCTCGTTATGCAACATTGCAattcctttaatttttttcccctaggagttttttttttattcttccttttcctATGTTGAATAGATAAGACAGGCATTGTATATCGAGTGGTGTATGTTATCTTATGTCACTTCTACAGATTTATATTAGATTATGAATCACTAAAACattagattaaaaaaaagaatcactAGAACATACGAACTACATGTAAAAAGAAACACTAATAATAAAATTCTTCAAAATGTACATATTATTTTCTGTATTAAAAAGATGCACTAATAATAAAATTCTTATGCACGTacaaagaaaatacaaagagaatattcatgaaaaaagaaaaaattttcataaaaaagtagcaatccaaacaaagtctaAACTTCCAAAATTAGATCCTTAAATATTACTGACAATGTTATTTTTTGAACAGTTAAAATTAGTACAATTAGCAAGGGCTAATTTTCTAGTTTGTTTAAAATGTTAACTCCTTTTTCAAATATTACAATTTAAATGGTTAAATAGTTTTTCTTCAAGGTAACAAGTCGAGTCTTTTCAATTCAAGGATTTTGGGTGGTGAAAAATGCAATCATACGAATATGGCTAAGCTtaggctctctctctctttttttttttttttttgagggggaGGGGGGGTTTGGATTAACTTTGTTCTCTAGATTTAGAAGGAAATTTTTTGAAAGGACCGGTCCAAAATTTCTTGTAATCTTAATTAATCAACCTAAAATTTTAGTTCGATGAAGGAAAATGGATGTATATATTATACTTTTGGTCTCAAAAGCTACTTTCGACCATTTCGACGATTTCATGAGTATAATTTCTTGTTTGTGTTTGTTTTGATCACGATTAAATTGTACAGacaaatgcttttttttttctggccaATTTGACGAATGCAATTTCTTTTTGTCAGTGATGTGTAAAGATGTGTATAAACCATTATTGGATTCAAGTAAAATGGCAAATCGACATGGACCCAGTTCTTGAGTAGATCATTAAGTGTAGACAACCAAATCCAGTGAGCGTTTATTATTGAGACAACCCAAAGTAAATCAACAGGGATCCAGCTCTCAGATTTGAAGCAAACTCGACTCTTATTTATTCTTTTCGTAAAACAAAGGTACAGGTAGCAAACAAACCTATTTAGTTAAATTTGTCCACATccgtccatgaatagatggaTATAAATATATGAAGTTTTTGCATCCATTTAAAATTGTAACCCATCAAACCTCCTCTCTTCCCCCAcctttttttagatttttcattttgttataATGTTAActattttgtttcattattatattattattattttttagctttatcttatcattttattttctcttagtttgttaacttgctcatttttcagctttaccaatttatgacaaattttagcctcttttcttacttttctagaataaaattttaattttacacACAAAAAAATGCTAGGGTTTTAAGATTTTTGAATTAAGGTTTTacgttaacttttatagtacttagttcaatttttatatttttattgttcaattattaaataatatgcaaTTTTATG
Coding sequences within it:
- the LOC113705702 gene encoding putative disease resistance protein At4g19050, with amino-acid sequence MDQNSVEQEVTRILELLMERNVSTIVLSGKSGSGKTWMARKVGLLAVTNERVDIMLWISLSVRHDEMSLYEHIAHQLSLLSTSAELEIDDIEQVQNDNGKEETLDDLKGKVQKKLSASNVLRGILVILDDEGNKMKEGDRDLEEVLQFIRQNACQPSIEVADRDGQQKLKVLITSRNEDMRHQTQGDKKVIGMMRLTPEMSISLLKQGAVAKVIEISVVEFLVKNFIDKKKGLTPGEVALLANLLSYHQQDSKVQDLQQALEEAWGGDDYNYTLLLSSGYERVSDHILVDFSWQGSHFFRDHGSVHYCELISYWILEGYLSPFNSLEEAYEEGHRVLMQLMYCQMLKEVSDDFLQMVSGTVLINYHRQGYGGIANLGFANVLVNSNYCHGIGKVTLMDGVIRTLVNHKKVQPLKVLLLDGSGLSGQDLNSLLLNNQELQILGLFSLRITSLPFASLLLRLEKTEHSCAQGL
- the LOC113706764 gene encoding putative disease resistance protein At4g19050, with translation MTLTVLEVSGSCLIESIPDNFFQQMTQLRSLHFSDLQIQVLPKSFYDLTELRWLILKGLSHLTELKSLKKCQKLMVVDLSGAASLPTFPEKNLKSLPKLQTLNLSNTKIKSLPILHETKELTHLSVSGCRNMDRLPSIRSLTNLQVLDVSWSAIMDSQDKSFEINSSLKILDLSGTAIPWVPFNISKPCACNLVKIEAKFFDCLEKLRVLNLSKTKVKDLPCLSPLKNLHQLLLSGCLNLEKLPSLASRKLEELDLSNCQALTMIEDVSFQHLPRLRRLILSNAEIERLPDLNSLSNLEELNLSGVISIERVDFIEHMSKLQHLNLSETLLEQLPSLSNLKGLKHLFLRACQQLEALPPLEVHHNLETLDLSQTAITQLPFLGNLSNLRTLLLNDCPSLEDFENLEMLHISQVENLPCGISNLTQLQCLALPSKKKNIQAADSNKVTGWHQKPSELHWSFSIVDGMVSNTGRALISYNDSLFVEFLGSNPSLLDTTSNHLLISVHPIEVQNGAEDLVLCLIKSYSFLQH